The following proteins are co-located in the Pyricularia oryzae 70-15 chromosome 1, whole genome shotgun sequence genome:
- a CDS encoding phytanoyl-CoA dioxygenase, which produces MSSSTPAPGLSPTQLDFFHQNGYLIVPDALPPSTVSSLLAETSRLLESLDLSTHPMTKFRTGGEDGKDHVGDDYFLGSGDKIRFFFEEDAVDDAGNLTKDKSRAVNKIGHYLHALSPPFAKLLGNDGAVAKASPAAVARDLGFRDPRCLQSMVICKQPEIGGAVPPHQDSTFLYTNPPSAVGFWYALEDATLENGCLSFLPGSHRWAPVERRLVRSAGDAAGTEMADNDGPKFPVGEQYGEDKKPAGADADAYVPGEVKAGSLVLIHGNLLHKSEKNLSNKGRIIYTFHVIEGQDAIYDERNWLQPPAEGFTELYSEDITGTN; this is translated from the exons ATGAGCAGCTCAACCCCAGCCCCGGGCCTATCCCCCACACAACTCGACTTCTTCCACCAAAATGGCTACTTGATCGTCCCAGACGCCCTGCCGCCGTCGACAGTATCGTCGCTTCTGGCCGAGACGTCGCGGCTGCTCGAGTCCCTAGACCTGTCGACGCACCCGATGACCAAGTTCCGCACGGGCGGAGAGGACGGCAAGGACCACGTCGGAGATGACTACTTCCTGGGCTCGGGTGACAAGATCCGCTTCTTCTTTGAGGAGGACGCCGTCGACGACGCCGGTAACCTGACCAAGGACAAGTCCCGCGCCGTCAACAAGATCGGCCACTACCTGCACGCCCTCAGCCCGCCCTTTGCCAAACTGCTCGGTAACGACGGGGCCGTCGCCAAGGCCAGCCCCGCCGCCGTGGCTCGGGACCTGGGCTTCCGCGATCCGCGCTGCCTGCAGAGCATGGTCATCTGCAAGCAGCCCGAGATCGGCGGCGCCGTCCCGCCGCACCAGGACAGCACCTTCCTGTACACCAACCCGCCGTCGGCCGTCGGCTTCTGGTACGCCCTCGAGGACGCCACGCTCGAGAACGGCTGCCTGAGCTTTCTGCCTGGCTCGCACCGCTGGGCGCCCGTCGAGAGGCGCCTCGTGCGGTCCGCCGGCGACGCCGCCGGCACCGAGATGGCCGACAACGACGGACCCAAGTTCCCGGTCGGAGAGCAGTACGGCGAGGACAAGAAGCCTGCTGGTGCCGATGCTGATGCGTACGTTCCGGGAGAGGTCAAGGCCGGCTCGCTGGTCCTGATCCACGGCAACCTGCTGCACAAGAGCGAGAAGAACCTGAGTAACAAGGGCAGGATAATCTACACTTTTCATGTGATCGAGGGACAGGATGCCATCTACGACGAGAGGAACTGGCTTCAGCCGCCGGCGGAGGGCTTCACCGAGTTGTACAG TGAAGACATTACAGGGACCAACTAA